Sequence from the Deltaproteobacteria bacterium genome:
TGCGGGGGCGCCTTCCCCATCTCCAGCATCTTCTCCACGAGGTCGTTGATCCGGCGCGCCTCCCGCAGGATCAGCCGGACTCCCTCGGTCCGCTCCTCCGCGGGCCCGTCCTCCCGCAGGATCCACTGCGCCGCTCCCAGGATCCCCCCCAGCGGATTCTTGATCTCGTGCGCGATCCCGTACGCCAGCATCTGCATCTCCTCGGCGCTGGTGGCCGCCTGCTCCTCCTTCCCCACGAGGGACAGGATCTCGGAGGACTTGACGGACAGCACGGCCCCCTGCGGCTCGCCGCCCTGGCCCGCCAGAGGGGACGCCCCGAGCATCACCGGGATCGTGGGACCGCGGTCGCCCCCCACGTTTCGGCCGCCGGCCGCCGGCCGCAGCTCGACGTCGAACCCGGTCACGGGGGTGTGCTCCTCGAGCGCTTTCCGCAGGATCCGGACCGCCCCGGGGCTTCCGCGGAAGACGGTGCGGAAATGCCGGCCCGACAGGGCCTGGGAGGAGCCTTGCAGGATCTCCTCCGCCGCCGGGTTGATGTAGGCGAGCTTCCCCGCGGCGTCGAACACGAGGATGCCGACGTTGACCGACTCGAGCGTCCGCCGGAGGAGGTCGCTCAAAAGAACCGCTCCACGACCGCGCGGAACGTCGCGGGATCCGCCACGCGGGGCAATTCCGCGC
This genomic interval carries:
- a CDS encoding PAS domain-containing protein, with the protein product MSDLLRRTLESVNVGILVFDAAGKLAYINPAAEEILQGSSQALSGRHFRTVFRGSPGAVRILRKALEEHTPVTGFDVELRPAAGGRNVGGDRGPTIPVMLGASPLAGQGGEPQGAVLSVKSSEILSLVGKEEQAATSAEEMQMLAYGIAHEIKNPLGGILGAAQWILREDGPAEERTEGVRLILREARRINDLVEKMLEMGKAPPHPRPFHLAPLLREAEQLLASDSRAQGKSVTFELRVDPSLPPVSGHRDTVYRALLNVMKNAVESIESSGTVRIEARMNVNYRFAVGRGRKRSFLDVEIADNGVG